One genomic window of Halictus rubicundus isolate RS-2024b chromosome 12, iyHalRubi1_principal, whole genome shotgun sequence includes the following:
- the LOC143359908 gene encoding uncharacterized protein LOC143359908 isoform X1, producing MHIEVQVALNFVISYLYNKLPRRRVNLFGEELEKALKDKFKGHWYPEKPFKGSAFRCLKTGDPVDPVLERAARESGVPIQDILENLPAELAVWVDPGEVSYRIGEMNAVKILYSETGDPHDESSADREVTKTFNPEAQCFRPIDAVGTSLGGLSLSPKSPSPFPSSLGSNASNGSSNNQQSGHGSGSSSAPSPTPITSSFKGSPSPVPTFIPRTTAPLTFTTATFAQTKFGSTKLKTSSKRANSHLSSCCRMSPTEFSNYIKQRAMQQQIHHHHHHQQQQQQQQQQQQQQQAAAGGLPVSRSSPRSRSLSPGSIVAGAGQQHTDPSAYFFQHGPAAYHPQFPHRSMFESSSHGGYLSADLYTGANFPSSYLDPTTIAGHQFYGGSVNGTSTAAGSTGNTQSAASLGPVGSSNVATSNVNATAQQQDKTALVDGLNNFGLGSVASYPASQYQHLLVAN from the exons ATGCACATCGAGGTGCAGGTGGCGCTCAACTTCGTGATATCGTACCTCTACAACAAGCTGCCTCGCAGACGGGTGAACCTCTTCGGCGAGGAGCTCGAGAAGGCGTTGAAGGACAAGTTCAAGGGTCACTGGTACCCGGAGAAGCCGTTCAAGGGCTCGGCGTTCAGATGCCTGAAGACCGGAGACCCGGTGGACCCTGTGCTGGAACGTGCCGCGCGAGAGAGCGGCGTGCCGATTCAGGACATCCTGGAGAACCTTCCGGCGGAGCTGGCCGTCTGGGTGGACCCCGGCGAGGTTAGCTACCGCATCGGCGAGATGAACGCGGTGAAGATCCTCTACTCCGAGACCGGAGACCCACACGACGAGAGCTCGGCGGACCGCGAGGTGACCAAGACCTTCAATCCCGAGGCTCAGTGCTTCAGACCCATCGACGCGGTGGGCACGTCCCTCGGCGGGCTAAGTTTGAGCCCGAAGTCCCCGTCGCCGTTCCCGAGCTCGCTCGGCAGCAACGCCAGCAACGGCTCCTCGAACAACCAGCAGAGCGGCCACGGGTCCGGTTCTTCGTCGGCGCCCTCCCCAACGCCGATCACCAGCTCCTTCAAGGGCTCGCCTAGCCCCGTGCCAACTTTCATACCGCGCACCACCGCGCCGCTCACTTTCACCACCGCCACCTTCGCTCAGACCAAGTTCGGCAGCACCAAGCTCAAAACCAGCAGCAAACGAGCCAACAG CCACCTCTCGTCTTGTTGCAGAATGTCGCCGACCGAGTTCTCGAACTACATCAAGCAGCGCGCGATGCAGCAGCAGATCCACCATCACCACCATcatcagcagcagcagcaacagcagcaacagcagcagcaacagcagcaggcAGCGGCTGGTGGGTTGCCGGTGTCCCGGAGCTCTCCCCGCAGCCGCAGCCTGTCGCCCGGCAGCATAGTGGCGGGTGCTGGTCAACAACACACGGACCCGAGCGCGTACTTCTTCCAGCACGGACCggccgcgtaccacccgcagtTCCCGCACCGCAGCATGTTCGAGTCGTCGAGCCACGGCGGTTACCTGTCCGCCGACCTCTACACGGGCGCGAACTTCCCGTCCTCGTACCTGGACCCGACAACGATCGCCGGCCACCAGTTCTACGGTGGCAGCGTGAACGGCACCAGCACGGCGGCCGGCAGCACCGGAAACACGCAGAGCGCTGCCAGCCTGGGCCCGGTCGGCTCCAGCAACGTGGCGACCAGCAACGTGAACGCCACCGCTCAGCAACAGGACAAGACCGCGCTGGTCGACGGCCTGAACAACTTCGGCCTCGGCTCGGTCGCGTCGTATCCGGCCAGCCAGTACCAGCACCTCCTCGTCGCCAACTAA
- the LOC143359908 gene encoding uncharacterized protein LOC143359908 isoform X2: MHIEVQVALNFVISYLYNKLPRRRVNLFGEELEKALKDKFKGHWYPEKPFKGSAFRCLKTGDPVDPVLERAARESGVPIQDILENLPAELAVWVDPGEVSYRIGEMNAVKILYSETGDPHDESSADREVTKTFNPEAQCFRPIDAVGTSLGGLSLSPKSPSPFPSSLGSNASNGSSNNQQSGHGSGSSSAPSPTPITSSFKGSPSPVPTFIPRTTAPLTFTTATFAQTKFGSTKLKTSSKRANRMSPTEFSNYIKQRAMQQQIHHHHHHQQQQQQQQQQQQQQQAAAGGLPVSRSSPRSRSLSPGSIVAGAGQQHTDPSAYFFQHGPAAYHPQFPHRSMFESSSHGGYLSADLYTGANFPSSYLDPTTIAGHQFYGGSVNGTSTAAGSTGNTQSAASLGPVGSSNVATSNVNATAQQQDKTALVDGLNNFGLGSVASYPASQYQHLLVAN; encoded by the exons ATGCACATCGAGGTGCAGGTGGCGCTCAACTTCGTGATATCGTACCTCTACAACAAGCTGCCTCGCAGACGGGTGAACCTCTTCGGCGAGGAGCTCGAGAAGGCGTTGAAGGACAAGTTCAAGGGTCACTGGTACCCGGAGAAGCCGTTCAAGGGCTCGGCGTTCAGATGCCTGAAGACCGGAGACCCGGTGGACCCTGTGCTGGAACGTGCCGCGCGAGAGAGCGGCGTGCCGATTCAGGACATCCTGGAGAACCTTCCGGCGGAGCTGGCCGTCTGGGTGGACCCCGGCGAGGTTAGCTACCGCATCGGCGAGATGAACGCGGTGAAGATCCTCTACTCCGAGACCGGAGACCCACACGACGAGAGCTCGGCGGACCGCGAGGTGACCAAGACCTTCAATCCCGAGGCTCAGTGCTTCAGACCCATCGACGCGGTGGGCACGTCCCTCGGCGGGCTAAGTTTGAGCCCGAAGTCCCCGTCGCCGTTCCCGAGCTCGCTCGGCAGCAACGCCAGCAACGGCTCCTCGAACAACCAGCAGAGCGGCCACGGGTCCGGTTCTTCGTCGGCGCCCTCCCCAACGCCGATCACCAGCTCCTTCAAGGGCTCGCCTAGCCCCGTGCCAACTTTCATACCGCGCACCACCGCGCCGCTCACTTTCACCACCGCCACCTTCGCTCAGACCAAGTTCGGCAGCACCAAGCTCAAAACCAGCAGCAAACGAGCCAACAG AATGTCGCCGACCGAGTTCTCGAACTACATCAAGCAGCGCGCGATGCAGCAGCAGATCCACCATCACCACCATcatcagcagcagcagcaacagcagcaacagcagcagcaacagcagcaggcAGCGGCTGGTGGGTTGCCGGTGTCCCGGAGCTCTCCCCGCAGCCGCAGCCTGTCGCCCGGCAGCATAGTGGCGGGTGCTGGTCAACAACACACGGACCCGAGCGCGTACTTCTTCCAGCACGGACCggccgcgtaccacccgcagtTCCCGCACCGCAGCATGTTCGAGTCGTCGAGCCACGGCGGTTACCTGTCCGCCGACCTCTACACGGGCGCGAACTTCCCGTCCTCGTACCTGGACCCGACAACGATCGCCGGCCACCAGTTCTACGGTGGCAGCGTGAACGGCACCAGCACGGCGGCCGGCAGCACCGGAAACACGCAGAGCGCTGCCAGCCTGGGCCCGGTCGGCTCCAGCAACGTGGCGACCAGCAACGTGAACGCCACCGCTCAGCAACAGGACAAGACCGCGCTGGTCGACGGCCTGAACAACTTCGGCCTCGGCTCGGTCGCGTCGTATCCGGCCAGCCAGTACCAGCACCTCCTCGTCGCCAACTAA